The sequence GTGGTTCTCCACCACCGATAGCAGCCCGCTGCCGTTGCCCGCGGGTTGGGAGCAAGCGGGCGTCGGCGAGTGGCACTTCATGTGGGCCGAAGACGTCACCGAGCGGGCACCTACTGAGCTGACCTTCATCGAGCTCGACGACGCGGCCGACGCCGCCACGATCGACGCCTTTGGTCAGGCGCACAACGCCGCGTTCGAAGGTTTTCCCGGGATCGGCTACGCGCTGCTCTGGCTCGGCATCCGGGAGCGTGGTGAGCTGGTGGCGATCGGCGCCCTGCATGCCCTGGCCACCGGAGTGCCGCACCTGGCCGGGATCGTCACCCACACCGAACGGCGCGGCCAAGGCCTGGGCCGCGCGATGGTGACCGAGCTGACCAGACGAGCGATCGCCGTCGCCGGAGTGAGCACCCTCGGGGTGACGCGCACGAACACCGCCGCCGTCCGGCTGTATCAACGCCTCGGCTACCGGACCGCGCACACCTTCCGCACCGCGGACCTGACCCGCTGAGTCCTCAGCGTCAGACCACTCAGCGCTGGGCGCGCTCCGCGAGCGCGGCCACCGGCTCGGCCCAGCCGGCCACCTGCTCCTCGGCGCAGAGCACCCCAGCGGCCGCGTCGGCCGCCTGCTTGGCCGCCGTCACGCCGTCGGCAGTGAGCGCATCCACCGCTGCGGCGAATGCCTCCGCGGTGAAGTCCTCGGCCACAGTGCCGAGATGGTGCTCGGTGACCAGTGCGGCCATCTCCGGGCTGGGCCCGACCAGCAGCGCGAGCCGGGCCTGGACGAAGTCGAAGAACTTGTTCGGCAGCGCCCAGCGGAAGTTGAACGAGATCGGCGGCAGCGAGTACACGCCCACGTCGTAGCCGTTCAGCGTGGGCACCACCTGATCGGTGGGCACTGGGTCGTGGATCCGGATCGCCGGGTGATCGCGGTAGCGCTCGCGCAGCCCCGGCACGTACCCGTCGCCCTGGTCGATCAGGTACAGGTCCAACGTGGCGCCGGAGGTGATCAGGTCCATCGCCTCGAGCATCACCTCCAGCCGGGTGGCCACCCCGTTGCCGGCGTGCACCAGCCGCAGCGGGCTGGCCACCGGGGTGGGTCTCAGGTCGCTGCGATGGTGCGGGGCGTTCATCACCACCCCGGCCTCGAGGCCGAACTCGCGCCGATACTCCTCGGCGATTCCTCGGCCGACGGTGGTGACCGAGTCTGCGCGGGTGCCATAGCTGCGCACCAGCCAGCGGTAGTAGGGCGCCACGAACCAGCGCCAGCGGCGCAGCTCCTCGTTCTGCCGCGGGTGGTACTCGTGCAGATCGGCGTGCACTCCACCGCGCGGGGCCAGGTCCAGCGCGAGCGGGACGGTGTCGATATCGTCGGCGAGCACCACGTCGTAGCGCCCGGCCCTGCCGGTGAGCAGGTCGGTGGCGGCGCGGACCACCGGGGCGGTGCGGTACGCCGCCCGGTAGCGGCGCAGGATGAGCAGCCGCCGGTCCTTGTGCCAGCTGATCGCCGACTCGGGCAGCTGCAGGTGCTCGGACACCCCCTCCGGGGCGGGGCCGTAGCCGAGCGTGCTGACGGCGTAGCCCTCCTGCTGGAACAGCCGGATCTGGCGGAGCACCCGGGCGTCGGAGCGCAGCGGGCTGAAGGACAGGATCAGCAGGCTCGGCGCCTCAGCCACGGCGGCCTCGCAGCACCCGGGTGTAGAGGTCGATCAAGTCGGCGGCCTCGTGCTCCCAAGTAAGTTCGGCGGCGGCCGCACGGGCGGCATCCCGGTAGCCACTAGGGTCGGCGAGCACCTGCTCGATCGCCGCGGCGAGCTCTTCGGGTGTGTCGGCGTCGAACACCTCACCCACCCCGTACTGGCGCACGATCGCGGCCGTGTCCGGCAGGTCGGCGGCCACGATCGGCAGCCCGGCGTGGATGGACTCGAACAGCTTGTTCGGCAGCGAGTACAGGTAGGACAGGCAGATCGGGCGCACGTACACCACCGCTGCGTCGGCATCGGCGAGGGTCTGCGGGACCTGCGCCGAGGGCACGCTGCCGGCCAGGTGCACCCGCTCGGCCACCCCCGCCTCGCGGGCGCGGTGGAGCAGACCGGTGATGTAGGCCTGGTCGCCGTAGCCGAGCAGCACCAGGTGGACATCCGCTGGCAGGAGGGCGACGGCGTCCACCGTCTCCTCGAGTCCTCGTCCGGTGGTGATACCTCCGGTGTAGGAGACGATCTTGTCCGCCGGGCTCAGGCCGGTGAGCTGGCGTAGCCGGCCGTGGGTGGGGTCCGGGACGGTGCGCGCGGTGGGGATGTTCCGCACCAGAGTGGGGCGTTCCGGCAGCCGGTAGGTGCGCTGCAACCAGTCCGCGATCGACCCGGAGACAGTGATCACCCCGCCGGCACGGCGGATGCCGATGCGCTCGATGATCGCCTCGGCGGCCGGAGCAAGCCACCGGTCTTGGCGGATGTTTCTCCGCCGCCACAGCTCGTGCGAGTCGTAGACGACCCGGGCCCGGGTGCCCGCGCAGATCAGCAGAGCCGGGACCAGGGCGTTGGCATCGTTGGCGTGCACCACGTCCGGGGCGAGCCGGCGGCCCTCGCGCACAGCGCCGATCCACCAGTAGGTCAGCCGCGCGGTCTGGTAGAGCCGCATCCAGGCATCGGCGGCGAAGGCGGTAGCGCGGGTGGCCGGCGTGGGGTTGGGCGCCGGTGCTGCCGGTGCTGCCGGTGCTGCCGGTGCCAGGCTGGCGGCGGCGGGCGTGGGGCCACCAGCGGTCCGCTCCTCGCCAGCACCCCCGGCCGAGGTGACCTTCTCCTCCCCCGCCGACCCTCCGCCGTCGGCCATCGGCGACACCAGCGGCTTCCCGGTGACCAGATCCTTGCCACGCAACCGGCGCCAGGCCCGGGTGAGCCGGGGCAGCATCCGGGTGAGCAGCAGGTCTGGGGCGCGGTGCACCTCGGTCTCGCCGACGTACCCGATCCCGGCCGAGTGGCCGGCCAGGTCCCGGGCGGAGGCGACGATCCGGGCATCGGCGCCGGCGGCGCGCAGGGTGGCGGTGGTCTTCAGCACCCGAGAGTCGGTGCTCGCGTCGTTGTAGACCAGGGAGACCACCCGTGGGCCGCGGCCTC is a genomic window of Ruania zhangjianzhongii containing:
- a CDS encoding GNAT family N-acetyltransferase, encoding MQPSTWRQVDRAELLRLSGEDPFLRWGTDDRVLAIAGPAGWAWLHPWRPGGRHWGGAFVGPDHDGGALAGSALSRLISLAQARGVTPEWFSTTDSSPLPLPAGWEQAGVGEWHFMWAEDVTERAPTELTFIELDDAADAATIDAFGQAHNAAFEGFPGIGYALLWLGIRERGELVAIGALHALATGVPHLAGIVTHTERRGQGLGRAMVTELTRRAIAVAGVSTLGVTRTNTAAVRLYQRLGYRTAHTFRTADLTR
- a CDS encoding glycosyltransferase family 4 protein, with the protein product MAEAPSLLILSFSPLRSDARVLRQIRLFQQEGYAVSTLGYGPAPEGVSEHLQLPESAISWHKDRRLLILRRYRAAYRTAPVVRAATDLLTGRAGRYDVVLADDIDTVPLALDLAPRGGVHADLHEYHPRQNEELRRWRWFVAPYYRWLVRSYGTRADSVTTVGRGIAEEYRREFGLEAGVVMNAPHHRSDLRPTPVASPLRLVHAGNGVATRLEVMLEAMDLITSGATLDLYLIDQGDGYVPGLRERYRDHPAIRIHDPVPTDQVVPTLNGYDVGVYSLPPISFNFRWALPNKFFDFVQARLALLVGPSPEMAALVTEHHLGTVAEDFTAEAFAAAVDALTADGVTAAKQAADAAAGVLCAEEQVAGWAEPVAALAERAQR
- a CDS encoding glycosyltransferase, whose product is MSIPPLPTHRGRGPRVVSLVYNDASTDSRVLKTTATLRAAGADARIVASARDLAGHSAGIGYVGETEVHRAPDLLLTRMLPRLTRAWRRLRGKDLVTGKPLVSPMADGGGSAGEEKVTSAGGAGEERTAGGPTPAAASLAPAAPAAPAAPAPNPTPATRATAFAADAWMRLYQTARLTYWWIGAVREGRRLAPDVVHANDANALVPALLICAGTRARVVYDSHELWRRRNIRQDRWLAPAAEAIIERIGIRRAGGVITVSGSIADWLQRTYRLPERPTLVRNIPTARTVPDPTHGRLRQLTGLSPADKIVSYTGGITTGRGLEETVDAVALLPADVHLVLLGYGDQAYITGLLHRAREAGVAERVHLAGSVPSAQVPQTLADADAAVVYVRPICLSYLYSLPNKLFESIHAGLPIVAADLPDTAAIVRQYGVGEVFDADTPEELAAAIEQVLADPSGYRDAARAAAAELTWEHEAADLIDLYTRVLRGRRG